In the Candidatus Thermoplasmatota archaeon genome, one interval contains:
- a CDS encoding PAS domain S-box protein: MPERPQRSPAPRGGVVLQDIAQSMREACGWQEVSIHVFAPDGAVQLAAAAGLAPSKAKRVARSVPTAKDARKLLSAGKRLGDSRYLRPREVRELDAGTRASRGAAVVVPLRGSGRAALGFLLARRPSNGKAPTTRSAKQFSFFAKLAALAVENAALHGEAKTAGARLSRSRETLRELYREAQRRAQELETLNAIGRRLALKLNAEALSEAIREELSRLMSTDSMYVCLYREREGLLEFPLYYERGKRLPRKQRGLANGLTEYVIRTREPLLIAHDYQATCRKLGIQPFGPATLCWLGVPLLAEGQVVGVIGLWSDVEDEYDAGHVEVVRAFASQAAVAIRNAQLYEQQKRAEEALSASRERLRSIVENSTNLFYVHTPDHVITYVSPRSREFLGCDPEEAKVRWTDFVTDHPANAVGFALTQRALATGERQPPYELELRRRDGKLLWVEVNEAPVVENGTVTGIVGALTDITERRQAEESLRLQTARYEALLRAQSDLGEGVLIVEGRRFTFANDAFCALSGYPRESLLALEDPYALIAPEDRPLFDAKLRARDAVGREGDRYESRLLTREGRRVPVEVAAKLLEDGGAPKLVVLVRDLTARKAAEAAAQEAEERLHTVVASAPIVLFAVDRDLRFTLSEGRGLSALGWRPGEVVGRGVEDVYSEEPWIVENVRRALAGESFTAAGLVRGVVFETQYAPLRAADGTIAGVLGVATDVTERHHAQAMYEAVVETPSRARAGVAILQDVGEEEGRFVYVNDEFARVTGHSTEALLSMGFRDLVAPESLPKVREIYARRSRGEEAPATYETFLLRADGASVPVEISAGVTDIHGKLTHVAFVKDITDRKRAEQELIELKNFNQDIVENSPVGIAYLDGAGVITYENPHLLKLMGRKEGEVPRGWFERIFDLPTVRSQPAFVDKLSDLLAGKPFRDLVIDYVTLYGRHLVISVAGVPLLEAGGGLRGAVLLVNDVTEKAALEAKLRQYAEELEALVAERTRELTETNARLESTKRNLETIFSTTIDGLLLVDRDKRIVAANSRFCEIFGIAPDEVERAPSQAIRDKARSHYAEPGRFDATLEVYETGGTIDQEIELVLPRYRVVHEHSEPIRDTRGEYLGRVWTYRDVTEKKRLERDLDERNRLLATIMDNSADGILALDPEGRYLFSNRRWLEMAGLAAEATSGAMFPPAGADARLSEVLDRLRSGAAVAGLEVDLAPPQGERVHAIVNAVPIVDGGRVDKIVVTLTDITERKKLEDELIRYTQHLEEEVERRTYKLIQSAKMAALGQLVAGVAHEINNPLAFVKSNTENLLEFCKDFQAEPFAMAARDGRALSGQDAQEFVRSDACRFLLHDGQRLLENNLKGLDRISQIVLNLKNFASPQADKRELVDLNANMRDTVTIFAPQFRHRIRVVEELSELPPVRCDGGQINQVVMNMLVNAAQAIEDRGTIWLRTRRESAHVVIEIEDTGSGIRPEALPKIFDPFFTTKEKGSTGLGLSISYNIIKAHGGEVNVTSKVGEGTKFAIRLPIERAGAGA, from the coding sequence GTGCCGGAGCGCCCGCAGCGCAGCCCCGCTCCGCGCGGCGGCGTCGTCCTGCAGGACATCGCCCAATCGATGCGGGAAGCTTGCGGATGGCAGGAGGTCTCGATCCACGTCTTTGCCCCCGACGGCGCCGTGCAACTGGCCGCCGCGGCCGGGCTTGCGCCTTCCAAGGCAAAGCGCGTCGCTCGATCGGTCCCGACCGCAAAGGACGCGCGAAAGCTGCTTTCGGCGGGGAAGCGCTTGGGAGATTCCCGCTATCTTCGCCCCCGCGAGGTCCGCGAGCTTGACGCGGGAACGCGCGCCTCGCGCGGCGCCGCCGTCGTCGTCCCGTTGCGCGGCTCCGGCCGCGCGGCGCTGGGGTTCCTGCTCGCGCGCAGGCCTTCGAACGGGAAGGCGCCCACGACCCGCTCGGCCAAGCAGTTCTCCTTCTTTGCCAAGCTCGCCGCGCTTGCCGTCGAGAACGCGGCGCTCCACGGCGAGGCGAAGACCGCCGGCGCCCGCCTCTCGCGGTCGCGCGAGACGCTCCGCGAGCTGTACCGCGAGGCGCAGCGGCGCGCGCAGGAGCTCGAGACGCTCAACGCCATCGGGCGCCGCCTGGCCCTGAAGCTCAACGCCGAAGCGCTCTCCGAGGCCATCCGGGAGGAGCTCTCTCGCCTCATGAGCACCGACAGCATGTACGTGTGCCTCTACCGCGAGCGCGAGGGGCTTCTGGAGTTCCCGCTCTACTACGAGCGCGGAAAGCGCCTGCCCCGCAAGCAGCGCGGCCTTGCCAACGGCCTCACGGAGTACGTCATCCGCACGCGCGAGCCCCTGCTCATCGCGCACGACTACCAGGCGACCTGCCGCAAGCTTGGCATCCAGCCCTTTGGTCCGGCCACGCTCTGCTGGCTTGGCGTGCCGCTTCTTGCCGAGGGGCAGGTCGTGGGCGTGATCGGCCTCTGGTCGGACGTCGAGGACGAGTATGACGCCGGCCACGTGGAGGTCGTACGGGCCTTTGCAAGCCAAGCCGCCGTCGCCATCCGCAACGCGCAGCTCTACGAGCAGCAGAAGCGCGCCGAGGAGGCGCTCTCGGCCTCCCGCGAGCGGCTCCGCTCGATCGTCGAGAACTCGACAAACCTGTTTTACGTGCACACGCCCGACCACGTCATCACCTACGTGAGCCCCCGCTCGCGCGAGTTCCTCGGTTGCGACCCCGAGGAGGCCAAGGTGCGCTGGACCGATTTCGTGACGGACCATCCGGCCAACGCGGTGGGCTTTGCGCTCACGCAGCGGGCGCTTGCGACCGGCGAGCGGCAGCCGCCCTACGAGCTGGAGCTCCGCCGGCGCGACGGGAAGCTCCTGTGGGTCGAGGTGAACGAGGCGCCCGTCGTCGAGAACGGCACGGTCACGGGGATCGTGGGCGCGCTCACCGACATCACCGAGCGGCGGCAGGCCGAGGAGAGCCTGCGCCTCCAGACCGCCCGCTACGAGGCGTTGCTGCGGGCGCAGAGCGACCTTGGCGAAGGCGTGCTCATCGTGGAGGGGCGCCGGTTCACGTTTGCCAACGACGCCTTCTGCGCGCTCTCCGGCTACCCGCGCGAGTCGCTCCTTGCGCTCGAGGATCCCTACGCCCTGATCGCGCCGGAGGACCGGCCGCTCTTTGACGCCAAGCTTCGCGCGCGCGACGCGGTGGGGCGCGAAGGCGACCGGTACGAGTCGCGCCTTCTCACGCGCGAAGGGCGACGCGTCCCCGTCGAGGTGGCGGCAAAGCTCCTGGAGGACGGCGGCGCGCCCAAGCTCGTCGTGCTCGTGCGCGATCTCACCGCGCGCAAGGCCGCCGAGGCGGCCGCCCAAGAAGCCGAGGAGCGCCTTCACACGGTCGTCGCAAGCGCTCCCATCGTGCTCTTTGCCGTGGACCGCGACCTGCGCTTCACGCTCAGCGAGGGGCGGGGTCTCTCGGCGCTAGGCTGGCGCCCCGGCGAAGTGGTGGGCCGGGGCGTCGAAGACGTGTACTCGGAGGAGCCCTGGATCGTGGAGAACGTCCGCCGCGCGCTCGCCGGCGAGTCCTTCACCGCCGCCGGCCTTGTCCGCGGCGTCGTCTTCGAGACCCAATACGCCCCCCTCCGCGCCGCCGACGGGACGATCGCCGGCGTGCTTGGCGTGGCCACGGACGTGACGGAGCGCCATCACGCGCAGGCGATGTACGAGGCCGTCGTGGAGACGCCCTCGCGGGCCCGCGCGGGCGTCGCGATCCTGCAGGACGTGGGCGAGGAGGAGGGCCGCTTCGTGTACGTGAACGACGAGTTCGCGCGCGTCACGGGCCACTCGACGGAGGCGCTCCTCTCCATGGGCTTTCGCGATCTCGTGGCGCCCGAGTCGCTGCCCAAGGTGCGGGAGATCTACGCCCGCCGCTCGCGCGGCGAGGAGGCTCCCGCCACGTACGAGACGTTCCTCCTTCGCGCCGACGGCGCGAGCGTGCCCGTCGAGATCTCGGCGGGCGTGACCGACATCCACGGCAAGCTCACGCACGTGGCCTTCGTCAAGGACATCACCGACCGCAAGCGCGCCGAGCAGGAGCTCATCGAGCTCAAGAACTTCAACCAGGACATCGTCGAGAACTCGCCCGTGGGCATCGCCTACCTCGACGGCGCGGGCGTCATCACGTACGAGAATCCGCACCTGCTCAAGCTCATGGGCCGCAAGGAGGGCGAGGTGCCGCGCGGCTGGTTCGAGCGCATCTTCGACCTGCCCACCGTCCGCTCGCAGCCCGCGTTCGTGGACAAGCTTTCGGACCTGCTGGCCGGAAAGCCCTTCCGCGACCTCGTCATCGACTACGTCACGCTCTACGGACGGCACCTTGTCATCAGCGTCGCGGGCGTTCCGCTGCTCGAGGCCGGCGGCGGCCTGCGCGGCGCGGTGCTCCTCGTGAACGACGTCACCGAGAAGGCAGCGCTCGAAGCGAAGCTTCGCCAGTACGCCGAGGAGCTCGAGGCCCTCGTGGCCGAGCGCACGCGCGAGCTCACGGAGACAAACGCGCGCCTCGAATCGACCAAGCGCAACCTCGAGACGATCTTCTCCACCACGATCGACGGGCTCCTCCTCGTCGATCGCGACAAGCGCATCGTGGCGGCAAACTCGCGCTTCTGCGAGATCTTCGGCATCGCGCCCGACGAGGTCGAGCGCGCGCCCTCGCAGGCCATCCGCGACAAGGCCCGCAGCCACTACGCCGAGCCAGGCCGCTTCGACGCCACGCTCGAGGTCTACGAGACCGGCGGCACGATCGACCAGGAGATCGAGCTCGTGCTGCCGCGCTACCGCGTCGTGCACGAGCACAGCGAGCCCATCCGCGACACGCGCGGCGAGTACCTGGGCCGCGTGTGGACGTACCGCGACGTCACGGAGAAGAAGCGCCTCGAGCGCGACCTCGACGAGCGCAACCGCCTGCTCGCCACGATCATGGACAACAGCGCCGACGGCATCCTGGCGCTAGACCCCGAGGGCCGGTACCTGTTCAGCAACCGCCGCTGGCTCGAGATGGCGGGCCTCGCCGCGGAGGCCACCTCGGGGGCCATGTTCCCGCCGGCCGGGGCCGACGCGCGCCTCTCCGAGGTGCTCGACCGGCTGCGAAGCGGGGCCGCCGTGGCGGGCCTCGAGGTCGACCTCGCTCCGCCGCAGGGCGAGCGCGTGCACGCGATCGTGAACGCCGTGCCCATCGTGGACGGAGGGCGCGTGGACAAGATCGTCGTGACGCTCACGGACATCACCGAGCGCAAGAAGCTCGAGGACGAGCTCATCCGCTACACCCAGCACCTCGAGGAAGAGGTGGAGCGCCGCACGTACAAGCTCATCCAGAGCGCGAAGATGGCCGCGCTTGGTCAGCTCGTCGCCGGTGTTGCGCACGAGATCAACAACCCGCTTGCCTTCGTCAAGAGCAACACGGAGAACCTCCTCGAATTCTGCAAGGACTTCCAGGCCGAGCCCTTTGCCATGGCCGCGCGCGACGGCCGCGCGCTCTCCGGGCAGGACGCGCAGGAGTTCGTCCGCTCCGACGCGTGCCGGTTCCTCCTGCACGACGGCCAGCGCCTCCTCGAAAACAACCTCAAAGGCCTGGACCGGATCAGCCAGATCGTCCTCAACCTCAAGAACTTCGCAAGCCCACAAGCCGACAAACGCGAGCTTGTCGACCTCAACGCGAACATGCGGGACACGGTGACGATCTTCGCGCCGCAGTTCCGCCACCGCATCCGGGTCGTGGAGGAGCTCTCGGAGCTTCCGCCCGTGCGCTGCGACGGCGGCCAGATCAACCAGGTCGTTATGAACATGCTCGTGAACGCCGCGCAGGCCATCGAGGACCGCGGCACGATCTGGCTGCGCACGCGTCGCGAGAGCGCGCACGTGGTCATCGAGATCGAGGACACGGGGTCGGGCATCCGGCCCGAGGCGCTTCCGAAGATCTTCGACCCCTTCTTCACGACGAAGGAGAAGGGATCGACCGGGCTTGGGCTCTCGATCAGCTACAACATCATCAAGGCGCATGGAGGAGAGGTGAACGTGACGAGCAAGGTAGGCGAGGGCACGAAGTTCGCGATCCGGCTACCCATCGAACGAGCGGGGGCGGGCGCATGA
- a CDS encoding 3-hydroxyacyl-CoA dehydrogenase family protein → MVLFVETVGIVGAGVMGSAIAEIAALSGRRVLLHDADPDALARGRKRAAGLLHELADFQERKADREIERLAREDGVELSSDQQARLRERRRPTFTAARAAEALARVTAAPDLSSFSACDLVIEAVVEDVAVKREVLAKLESVAPRHAILATNTSSLTVSNLARALSRPQRFLGLHFFNPPSDLPLVEVVAGAQTDEAAVEDATAFVRDLRNHRSGMLPVRVKDGPGFLVNRVLGRMLAEAFLCLEDGVAARSDIDLAMRAGAGFPVGPLALADHVGLDVLAHAMRALDEQGFPREQRRPRVVDELVAAGRLGRKTGAGFYEYEPSATLR, encoded by the coding sequence ATGGTCTTGTTCGTCGAGACCGTCGGCATCGTGGGTGCGGGCGTCATGGGATCGGCCATCGCCGAGATCGCCGCGCTCTCCGGGCGGCGCGTGCTTCTCCACGACGCGGACCCGGACGCGCTGGCCCGAGGGCGCAAACGGGCGGCGGGCCTCCTCCACGAGCTTGCCGACTTCCAGGAGCGCAAGGCCGACCGCGAGATCGAGCGCCTCGCGCGCGAGGACGGCGTCGAGCTCTCGTCCGACCAGCAGGCGCGCCTGCGCGAGCGCCGGCGGCCCACCTTCACCGCCGCGCGCGCCGCCGAAGCCCTCGCGCGCGTGACCGCCGCCCCCGACCTCTCGTCGTTCTCCGCGTGCGACCTCGTGATCGAGGCCGTCGTGGAGGACGTCGCCGTGAAGCGGGAGGTCCTCGCAAAGCTCGAATCGGTCGCTCCCCGCCACGCGATCCTCGCCACGAACACCTCCTCGCTCACCGTTTCGAACCTCGCAAGGGCGCTTTCACGGCCGCAACGGTTCCTCGGTCTCCACTTCTTCAACCCTCCCTCGGACCTTCCGCTCGTGGAAGTCGTCGCCGGCGCGCAGACGGACGAGGCCGCCGTGGAGGACGCGACGGCCTTCGTGCGCGACCTTCGCAACCACCGCTCGGGCATGCTGCCCGTGCGCGTGAAAGATGGGCCGGGCTTCCTCGTGAACCGCGTGCTGGGCCGCATGCTCGCGGAGGCGTTCCTGTGCCTGGAGGACGGCGTCGCCGCCCGCTCCGACATCGACCTTGCGATGCGGGCCGGCGCCGGCTTTCCGGTGGGCCCCCTTGCCCTTGCCGACCACGTGGGGCTCGACGTGCTCGCGCACGCGATGCGCGCCTTGGACGAGCAGGGATTCCCCCGCGAGCAGCGGCGCCCGCGCGTCGTGGACGAGCTCGTCGCGGCGGGCCGGCTGGGCCGCAAGACGGGCGCGGGATTCTACGAGTACGAGCCGTCCGCCACCTTGCGATGA
- a CDS encoding enoyl-CoA hydratase-related protein: MSEPRFVRSRVEGATGILTLDHPPVNALSPSVLEELGRAFAALEANAELRAVVVAASGTNAFSAGADVHELAKLSPEDARSVVALGQRTFLALERSRFAVVAAVQALALGGGLELALACDLRVAGERARFAAPEVQLGLVPAWGGTQRLARLVGPGRAKEMILTGAWVNASEALRMGLVNKVVPDGDELRAALDVARLIGAKAAPLAVGAAKRAIREGLDGTLDEGLALEAEAVESLAASSDLREGLAAMLEKRPPKFTGT; the protein is encoded by the coding sequence ATGAGCGAGCCGCGCTTCGTCCGCTCGCGCGTCGAGGGAGCCACGGGAATCCTCACGCTCGACCATCCGCCCGTGAACGCGCTGTCGCCCTCCGTGCTCGAGGAGCTCGGCCGCGCGTTTGCCGCGCTCGAAGCAAACGCCGAGCTTCGCGCGGTCGTGGTGGCCGCCTCGGGCACAAACGCGTTCTCCGCCGGCGCCGACGTGCACGAGCTTGCCAAGCTGTCGCCCGAGGACGCGCGGTCGGTCGTCGCGCTTGGCCAACGGACATTCCTCGCGTTGGAACGTTCGCGGTTTGCCGTCGTGGCCGCCGTGCAGGCGCTTGCGCTGGGCGGGGGCCTCGAGCTTGCGCTTGCGTGCGACCTTCGCGTCGCCGGCGAGCGCGCGCGCTTTGCCGCGCCGGAGGTGCAGCTTGGCCTCGTGCCCGCCTGGGGCGGCACGCAGCGCCTGGCGCGGCTCGTCGGGCCGGGGCGGGCCAAGGAGATGATCCTCACGGGCGCCTGGGTGAACGCGAGCGAGGCGCTGCGCATGGGGCTTGTGAACAAGGTCGTTCCGGACGGGGACGAGCTTCGAGCGGCGCTCGACGTGGCGCGGCTCATCGGGGCCAAGGCGGCTCCGCTTGCCGTCGGGGCGGCCAAGCGCGCGATCCGGGAAGGGCTCGACGGAACCCTCGACGAGGGCCTTGCGCTCGAGGCGGAGGCGGTGGAATCGCTCGCCGCGTCGTCCGACCTTCGCGAGGGCCTTGCGGCCATGCTGGAGAAGCGCCCGCCCAAGTTCACGGGGACCTAG
- a CDS encoding acyl-CoA dehydrogenase family protein encodes MPRTFAFSPEEEAFRREVRTLLRDEIAPELPSLREAAEKHAFPRALVDRLARRGLLGLAVPREWGGAGRGEAAHCIALEELGRLDASLATIVGAHAGIGTVPILLHGTDEQRARWLPDLASGRRIAAFALTEPAAGSDAASLRTRARREGDAWVLSGSKLYVTNGDVADTLVVFAATREEAGPKGITAFVVERPNRGVRVGAVEDKLGIRASTTAELVFEDCRVPAGNVLGEVDRGFAVALTALDGGRVALAAGVLGGALSLLERCAQRLRGRALDGESVEDRQADLFRLADMAADTHVGLLATYQAAALVEEYYGMLRGRREPPAELRRSVSRQAAIVKVFASEAASRAAERALAIEGLSGLADGRPVERALRDAPIGEIFEGTNDIQRLIVARSVLSDLGVGSA; translated from the coding sequence GTGCCGCGCACGTTCGCGTTCTCCCCGGAGGAGGAGGCGTTCCGCCGGGAGGTCCGAACGCTCCTGCGGGACGAGATCGCGCCGGAGCTTCCGTCGCTTCGCGAGGCGGCGGAGAAGCACGCCTTCCCGCGCGCGCTCGTGGACCGCCTTGCGCGCCGCGGCCTCTTGGGGCTTGCCGTGCCAAGGGAATGGGGCGGGGCTGGGCGAGGCGAGGCGGCCCATTGCATCGCGCTCGAGGAGCTGGGGCGCCTCGATGCGAGCCTTGCCACGATCGTTGGCGCGCACGCTGGCATCGGCACCGTTCCCATCCTGCTCCACGGCACGGACGAGCAGCGCGCCCGCTGGCTTCCCGACCTCGCCTCGGGCCGCCGGATCGCGGCGTTTGCGCTCACGGAGCCCGCGGCCGGGTCGGACGCGGCAAGCCTGCGCACGCGCGCGCGGCGCGAGGGCGACGCGTGGGTCCTATCCGGCTCCAAGCTGTACGTGACAAACGGCGACGTGGCCGACACGCTTGTGGTCTTCGCCGCGACGCGAGAGGAAGCCGGGCCCAAGGGCATCACGGCGTTTGTGGTCGAGCGGCCCAACCGCGGGGTTCGCGTGGGCGCCGTCGAGGACAAGCTTGGCATCCGCGCTTCCACGACGGCCGAGCTCGTGTTCGAGGACTGCCGCGTTCCGGCGGGCAACGTGCTTGGCGAGGTGGACAGGGGGTTCGCCGTCGCGCTCACCGCGCTCGACGGCGGGCGGGTGGCCTTGGCAGCGGGCGTTCTCGGCGGCGCACTTTCCCTGCTGGAGCGCTGCGCGCAGCGTCTGCGCGGGCGCGCCTTGGACGGGGAGAGCGTGGAGGACCGCCAGGCGGACCTGTTCCGGCTCGCGGACATGGCCGCCGACACGCACGTTGGGCTTCTGGCCACGTACCAGGCGGCCGCGCTCGTGGAGGAATACTACGGGATGCTCCGCGGGCGCCGGGAGCCTCCGGCGGAGCTTCGCCGCTCCGTCTCCCGTCAGGCCGCGATCGTGAAGGTGTTCGCAAGCGAAGCGGCCTCGCGCGCGGCGGAGCGGGCGCTTGCCATCGAGGGCCTTTCCGGGCTGGCCGACGGTCGTCCCGTCGAGCGCGCGCTACGGGACGCGCCCATCGGCGAGATCTTCGAGGGGACAAACGACATCCAGCGGCTCATCGTCGCCCGGAGCGTCCTTTCGGACCTCGGGGTCGGCTCCGCGTAG
- a CDS encoding HIT family protein gives MAAAPTSDPACVFCKIVARQIPARIVHEDEETLAFLDVHPLAEGHALVVPKAHRARLEDLNEDEARAFFATVVKVNRRSRKATGAPATTLAVNNGPEAGQEVPHLHLHVVPRVKGDGAGAIHALRWPRPTLAPARMDELTKEIRLLP, from the coding sequence ATGGCCGCCGCCCCCACGTCCGATCCCGCGTGCGTCTTCTGCAAGATCGTCGCCCGGCAGATCCCCGCTCGCATCGTGCACGAGGACGAGGAGACGCTCGCCTTCCTCGACGTCCACCCGCTCGCGGAGGGCCACGCGCTTGTCGTTCCCAAGGCGCACCGCGCGCGCCTGGAGGACTTGAACGAGGACGAGGCGCGCGCGTTCTTTGCCACGGTCGTCAAGGTGAACCGCCGCTCGCGCAAGGCCACGGGCGCGCCCGCCACCACGCTTGCGGTCAACAACGGTCCGGAGGCGGGCCAGGAGGTCCCGCACCTGCACCTGCACGTCGTGCCCCGCGTGAAGGGGGACGGCGCGGGCGCGATCCACGCCCTGCGCTGGCCACGGCCGACCCTTGCGCCTGCCCGCATGGACGAGCTCACGAAGGAGATACGCCTGCTTCCGTAG
- a CDS encoding helix-turn-helix domain-containing protein, translating into MVEAQEAPRAAATARVEPERPPGPVASWQGTARAAATPAPAAWLLLVFLAFLLLPALLLYSRLRRQDVLANATRAALCELVRARPGLAAGGLARALARNRTSVLHHLRVLRGAGLVEARVVGRRTRYFPAGSGDDDAQRRVRVALASPVARRVALHLALRGADSLGAIARATGVPKSTVRWHVNRLARLGAFSDEGVFDRERVLRALPPAPAPEAATEAGVSPS; encoded by the coding sequence GTGGTCGAAGCGCAAGAGGCGCCGCGCGCCGCGGCCACGGCTCGCGTCGAGCCGGAACGGCCGCCGGGTCCGGTCGCGTCCTGGCAGGGGACGGCGCGCGCCGCGGCGACGCCCGCGCCTGCGGCGTGGCTGCTCCTCGTGTTCCTTGCGTTCCTGCTCCTGCCCGCGCTCCTCCTCTACTCCCGCCTTCGCCGTCAAGACGTGCTCGCAAACGCGACGCGCGCGGCGCTGTGCGAGCTCGTGCGGGCGCGCCCCGGCCTTGCCGCGGGGGGCCTCGCGCGGGCCCTCGCGCGCAACCGCACGAGCGTGCTTCACCACCTTCGCGTGCTGCGCGGCGCGGGGCTGGTCGAGGCGCGCGTCGTGGGGCGCCGAACCCGATACTTCCCGGCCGGAAGCGGCGACGACGACGCCCAGCGGCGCGTGCGCGTGGCGCTTGCCTCCCCCGTGGCCCGGCGCGTCGCCCTTCACCTTGCGCTTCGCGGCGCCGACTCGCTTGGCGCGATCGCGCGCGCCACGGGCGTGCCCAAGAGCACCGTTCGCTGGCACGTGAACCGCCTCGCGCGGCTGGGCGCCTTCTCGGACGAGGGCGTCTTCGACCGGGAGCGCGTGCTGCGCGCGCTGCCCCCGGCGCCCGCCCCGGAAGCCGCTACGGAAGCAGGCGTATCTCCTTCGTGA
- a CDS encoding DUF357 domain-containing protein: protein MSHASAAARREITDAKIDEYLGKTAAALAKIRLVPPERSHLRRVAEDFQRMAQSYHRDAEHFRANGDLVTAFAAVNYAHGWLDAGARLGFFDVGGDDRLFTLAE, encoded by the coding sequence TTGTCGCACGCATCCGCCGCCGCGCGCCGTGAGATCACGGACGCCAAGATCGACGAGTACCTTGGGAAGACAGCCGCGGCGCTTGCGAAGATCCGTCTCGTGCCGCCCGAGCGAAGCCACCTCCGCCGCGTCGCCGAGGACTTCCAGCGCATGGCGCAAAGCTACCACCGCGACGCGGAGCACTTCCGCGCCAACGGCGACCTCGTGACGGCCTTTGCCGCGGTGAACTACGCGCACGGCTGGCTCGACGCCGGCGCGCGATTGGGTTTCTTCGACGTGGGCGGCGACGACCGGTTGTTCACGCTTGCCGAGTGA